In Paractinoplanes brasiliensis, the following proteins share a genomic window:
- a CDS encoding glycerophosphodiester phosphodiesterase, whose protein sequence is MHIVAHRGYSALAPENTLPAFAAAVLGGATLIEFDVRTTADDVPVVIHDRTLDRTTSGSGHVWDLPYSEVAAADAGSWFSPAYAGTRVPTLAAVLELLADASLLLEIKPPATLPQVKTIVSLLDQYGLRERTIVQSFDPQIVRLVREVDPSVRRGLLRLRFEADTLDLADELDVVCLNPSTADVLGDPGTVTALVARGIDVMPWTANDIAEWGPLIRGGVAGLITDRVAELTGWLAH, encoded by the coding sequence ATGCACATCGTGGCGCACCGGGGCTATTCGGCCCTCGCCCCGGAGAACACGCTGCCCGCCTTCGCCGCGGCAGTCCTCGGCGGCGCGACGCTGATCGAGTTCGACGTGCGCACCACCGCCGACGACGTCCCCGTGGTCATCCACGACCGCACGCTCGATCGCACCACCTCGGGCTCGGGGCACGTCTGGGATCTCCCGTACTCGGAGGTGGCGGCGGCCGACGCGGGCTCGTGGTTCTCACCCGCCTACGCCGGGACGCGCGTGCCCACCCTCGCCGCCGTGCTGGAGCTGCTGGCCGACGCGTCGCTGCTCCTGGAGATCAAACCACCGGCCACGCTGCCGCAGGTCAAGACCATCGTCTCGCTGCTCGATCAGTACGGGCTGCGGGAGCGGACGATCGTGCAGAGCTTCGACCCTCAGATCGTGCGGCTGGTTCGCGAGGTCGACCCCTCCGTACGCCGGGGACTGCTGCGGCTGCGCTTCGAGGCGGACACCCTCGACCTGGCCGACGAGCTCGACGTGGTCTGCCTCAACCCGTCGACGGCCGACGTGCTGGGCGACCCCGGGACGGTGACGGCGCTGGTCGCGCGGGGGATCGACGTGATGCCGTGGACGGCCAACGACATCGCCGAGTGGGGGCCGCTGATTCGCGGTGGCGTCGCGGGCCTGATCACCGACCGCGTGGCGGAGCTCACGGGCTGGTTGGCGCACTGA
- a CDS encoding NAD-dependent malic enzyme: protein MVTTRLPSAGFSITIRIAVTADASSIGRLTTCVGEAGAIVTALDVVDSDPTRVLVDLTCDTADSSHADQVVKQLEEQDGVDVRKVSDRTFLLHLGGKIEVQSKVALRTRDELSRAYTPGVARVCMAIAENPADARRLTIKRNTVAVVSDGSAVLGLGNIGPAAAMPVMEGKAALFKRFGGVDAWPVVLDTQDTDEIVRIVKAIAPAYGGINLEDIAAPRCFEIEARLREQLDIPVFHDDQHGTAICVLAALTNALRVVGKRLEDVRVVVSGAGAAGTAIMKLLLRQGVGDIIAYDRKGALHRGMADMSETWQWLADHTNKDNYSGDLPGAIVGADVFIGVSAPNLLSGDDIARMADRSIVFALANPDPEVDPRAARQHAAVVATGRSDQPNQINNVLAFPGVFRGMLDVSAKEFTEEMALAAARAIADVVGEDKINPTVIIPSVFDPKVTPAVAAAIRAAVKGPAAPHNAAALPEAELDGAPEETF, encoded by the coding sequence GTGGTGACGACCCGCCTGCCGAGCGCAGGATTCTCGATCACGATCCGGATAGCAGTGACCGCGGACGCCTCGTCCATCGGTCGTCTCACCACCTGTGTCGGCGAGGCCGGCGCCATCGTGACGGCGCTCGACGTGGTGGACTCCGACCCCACTCGCGTCCTCGTGGACCTCACCTGCGACACCGCCGACTCCAGCCACGCCGACCAGGTCGTCAAGCAGCTCGAGGAACAGGACGGCGTCGACGTCCGCAAGGTTTCCGACCGCACGTTCCTGCTGCACCTCGGCGGCAAGATCGAGGTGCAGTCGAAGGTAGCGCTGCGCACCCGTGACGAGCTCTCCCGCGCGTACACGCCGGGGGTGGCCCGTGTGTGCATGGCGATCGCGGAGAACCCGGCCGACGCCCGCCGTCTGACGATCAAGCGCAACACCGTGGCCGTGGTCAGCGACGGCTCGGCCGTGCTGGGGCTGGGCAACATCGGGCCGGCCGCGGCGATGCCGGTCATGGAGGGCAAGGCGGCGCTGTTCAAGCGGTTCGGCGGCGTGGACGCGTGGCCGGTCGTGCTCGACACGCAGGACACCGACGAGATCGTGCGCATCGTGAAGGCGATCGCTCCCGCGTACGGGGGAATCAACCTCGAGGACATCGCCGCGCCGCGCTGTTTCGAGATCGAGGCCCGGCTGCGCGAGCAGCTGGACATTCCGGTCTTCCATGACGATCAGCACGGAACGGCGATCTGCGTGCTGGCGGCGCTGACCAACGCGCTGCGGGTGGTCGGCAAGCGGCTCGAGGACGTACGCGTCGTGGTGTCGGGCGCGGGCGCCGCCGGCACGGCGATCATGAAGCTGCTGCTGCGCCAGGGCGTGGGCGACATCATCGCGTACGACCGCAAGGGCGCTCTGCACCGCGGCATGGCGGACATGTCGGAGACGTGGCAGTGGCTGGCCGACCACACCAACAAGGACAACTACTCCGGTGACCTGCCCGGCGCGATCGTGGGCGCCGACGTGTTCATCGGCGTGAGCGCGCCCAACCTGCTGAGCGGCGACGACATCGCCCGGATGGCCGACAGGTCGATCGTGTTCGCGCTGGCCAACCCCGACCCCGAGGTCGACCCGCGGGCCGCCCGGCAGCACGCGGCGGTGGTCGCCACCGGCCGCTCCGACCAGCCCAACCAGATCAACAACGTGCTGGCCTTCCCGGGCGTCTTCCGCGGCATGCTCGACGTCAGCGCCAAGGAGTTCACCGAGGAGATGGCGCTGGCCGCCGCCCGCGCGATCGCCGACGTGGTGGGCGAAGACAAGATCAACCCAACGGTCATCATCCCGAGCGTCTTCGACCCCAAGGTCACCCCGGCGGTCGCCGCGGCCATCCGCGCCGCCGTCAAGGGCCCGGCGGCGCCGCACAACGCCGCCGCGCTGCCGGAGGCCGAGCTCGACGGGGCCCCGGAAGAAACCTTCTGA
- the hflX gene encoding GTPase HflX: protein MRNTYQAPVLELDEPDVTSGDLELEERHSLRRVAGLSTELTDITEVEYRQLRLERVVLVGVWTEGSVSDADNSLTELAALAETAGSQVLEGLIQRRSRPDTATFIGRGKVDELRDAVVATGADTVICDGELSPSQLRNLEQQVKVKVVDRTALILDIFAQHAKSKEGKAQVELAQLQYLLPRLRGWGESLSRQGGGAGGGSGGGGVGTRGPGETKLETDRRRINQRIAKLRREIKAMRTVRQTKRSRRATSGTPAVAIAGYTNAGKSSLLNRLTQAGVLVEDALFATLDPTTRRTAAEDGRVYTLSDTVGFVRHLPHQIVEAFRSTLEEVSFADLVVHVVDGAHPDPEGQVSAVREVLAEVNADSIPELLVINKVDAADEETLLRLKRTWPDAVFVSARSGQGIADLHQAIAAKLPRPPVDMRLLLPYDRGDLVARIHRTGQVLQTRHLEEGTELRVLVDERLASDLESFRN from the coding sequence TTGCGAAACACTTACCAGGCACCCGTACTAGAACTTGACGAACCGGACGTGACGTCCGGCGACCTCGAGCTCGAGGAGCGGCATTCGCTGCGGCGGGTCGCCGGTCTTTCCACCGAGCTCACCGACATCACCGAGGTCGAGTATCGGCAGCTGCGGCTCGAGCGGGTCGTTCTGGTCGGCGTCTGGACCGAGGGCAGCGTCTCCGACGCTGACAACTCGCTGACCGAGCTGGCCGCGCTGGCTGAGACCGCCGGTTCCCAGGTCCTCGAGGGCCTGATCCAGCGCCGCTCCCGTCCCGACACGGCCACCTTCATCGGCCGGGGCAAGGTCGACGAGCTGCGCGACGCGGTCGTCGCCACCGGCGCCGACACGGTCATCTGCGACGGCGAGCTCTCCCCGAGCCAGCTGCGCAACCTCGAGCAGCAGGTCAAGGTCAAGGTCGTCGACCGTACGGCGCTGATCCTCGACATCTTCGCCCAGCACGCGAAGAGCAAAGAGGGTAAGGCCCAGGTCGAGCTGGCCCAGCTGCAATACCTGCTCCCACGCCTGCGCGGCTGGGGTGAGTCGCTGTCCCGCCAGGGCGGTGGCGCCGGTGGCGGCTCGGGCGGTGGCGGCGTCGGGACCCGTGGTCCCGGTGAGACCAAGCTCGAGACGGACCGCCGCCGCATCAACCAGCGCATCGCGAAGCTGCGCCGTGAGATCAAGGCCATGCGGACCGTACGGCAGACCAAGCGCTCGCGACGGGCCACCAGCGGCACGCCGGCCGTGGCGATCGCCGGCTACACCAACGCCGGCAAGTCCAGCCTGCTCAACCGTCTGACCCAGGCCGGTGTGCTGGTCGAGGACGCCTTGTTCGCGACTCTCGACCCGACCACCCGGCGCACCGCGGCCGAGGACGGGCGCGTCTACACGCTGTCGGACACGGTGGGTTTCGTACGCCACCTGCCGCACCAGATCGTGGAGGCGTTCCGCTCCACGCTCGAGGAGGTCTCGTTCGCCGACCTGGTCGTGCACGTCGTCGACGGCGCCCACCCCGACCCCGAGGGTCAGGTCAGTGCCGTACGCGAGGTGCTGGCCGAGGTGAACGCCGACAGCATCCCCGAGCTTCTGGTGATCAACAAGGTGGACGCCGCCGACGAGGAGACTCTGCTGCGGCTCAAGCGCACGTGGCCCGACGCCGTCTTCGTGTCGGCGCGGTCGGGTCAGGGCATCGCCGACCTGCATCAGGCGATCGCGGCCAAGTTGCCCCGGCCGCCCGTCGACATGCGCCTTTTGCTGCCCTATGACCGTGGTGATCTGGTCGCCCGGATTCATCGAACCGGTCAGGTGCTGCAGACCCGCCATTTGGAGGAAGGCACCGAGTTGCGGGTGCTCGTCGACGAGCGGCTCGCGAGCGATCTGGAGTCGTTCCGCAACTGA
- the lexA gene encoding transcriptional repressor LexA: MSTDDRTSSRQHQTKSDSGSALRRRTPSRGRAADAPQLRSVTPVVSQFPEPVTADLTARQKRILEFIRDWVERYGYPPSVREIGEAVGLVSPSSVAYQLKALETKGFLRRDPNRPRAVDVRSPNEMVDEEGLRSARPQPAYVPLVGRIAAGGPILAEQAVEEFFPLPRELVGEGEVFMLEVKGDSMIDAAICNGDWVVVRQQPTANAGDIVAAMIDGEATVKSYRQRDGHVWLMPANPAFDPIPGDDATIMGRVVAVLRRV, encoded by the coding sequence GTGTCGACCGACGACCGGACGAGCAGCCGGCAACATCAGACCAAGTCAGACAGCGGATCGGCCCTGCGCCGCCGCACACCGAGCCGCGGGCGTGCCGCCGACGCGCCGCAGCTGCGATCGGTCACCCCGGTGGTCAGCCAGTTCCCCGAGCCGGTCACCGCCGACCTCACCGCCCGGCAGAAGCGCATCCTCGAGTTCATCCGTGACTGGGTCGAGCGCTACGGCTATCCACCCAGCGTCCGCGAGATCGGCGAGGCGGTCGGCCTGGTGTCGCCGTCCAGCGTGGCCTATCAGCTGAAGGCGCTCGAGACCAAGGGCTTCCTGCGCCGCGACCCCAACCGGCCGCGCGCCGTCGACGTCCGCTCCCCCAACGAGATGGTCGACGAGGAGGGCCTGCGTTCGGCGCGGCCCCAGCCGGCGTACGTGCCTCTGGTGGGCCGCATCGCCGCCGGCGGCCCGATCCTGGCCGAGCAGGCCGTCGAGGAGTTCTTTCCGCTGCCGCGCGAGCTGGTCGGCGAGGGTGAGGTCTTCATGCTCGAGGTCAAGGGCGACTCGATGATCGACGCGGCGATCTGCAACGGCGACTGGGTGGTCGTGCGGCAGCAGCCGACGGCCAACGCGGGCGACATCGTGGCCGCGATGATCGACGGCGAGGCCACGGTGAAGAGCTACCGGCAGCGCGACGGGCACGTCTGGCTGATGCCGGCCAACCCGGCGTTCGACCCCATCCCGGGCGACGACGCGACCATCATGGGCCGCGTCGTGGCCGTGCTGCGCCGCGTCTGA
- a CDS encoding LysM peptidoglycan-binding domain-containing protein, with protein MVANGFRHVEPPLRLTRRGRVVVLGFLVVLATLASAVLFTTASRAERPPAGPPPTLVVRPGDTLWDIATRTMPRRDGQAAVEELRRLNGLSGYGVAAGDVLILPRAA; from the coding sequence ATGGTGGCGAACGGGTTTCGGCACGTCGAGCCTCCGCTGCGACTCACCCGTCGTGGCCGTGTCGTCGTCTTGGGTTTCCTCGTCGTGCTGGCCACGTTGGCCAGTGCCGTGTTGTTCACCACCGCGTCCCGGGCCGAGCGGCCGCCGGCCGGCCCGCCGCCCACTCTGGTGGTCCGGCCGGGCGACACCTTGTGGGACATCGCGACCCGCACGATGCCGCGCCGTGACGGCCAGGCCGCCGTCGAGGAATTGCGCCGGCTCAACGGCCTGTCGGGCTACGGCGTGGCCGCCGGCGATGTTTTGATCTTGCCGCGGGCCGCGTGA
- the nrdR gene encoding transcriptional regulator NrdR produces MRCPYCRHADSRVVDSREADDGQLIRRRRSCPECGKRFTTVEEAILAVVKRSGVTEPFSRAKIMSGVRKACQGRPVDEDSIALLAQKVEETVRAKGAAEVPSHEVGLAILAPLRDLDQVAYLRFASVYKSFDSLDEFEKEITALREATIARETGVRHPVAPRSGGRAPRA; encoded by the coding sequence GTGCGCTGCCCGTACTGTCGCCACGCCGATTCTCGTGTGGTCGACTCGCGCGAGGCCGACGACGGTCAGTTGATCCGTCGCCGTCGATCGTGCCCCGAGTGCGGCAAGCGGTTCACCACGGTCGAGGAAGCGATCCTCGCCGTCGTGAAGCGCAGCGGTGTCACCGAGCCGTTCAGCCGGGCAAAGATCATGAGCGGGGTCCGCAAGGCCTGCCAGGGCCGGCCCGTCGACGAGGACTCGATCGCGCTGCTGGCGCAGAAGGTCGAGGAGACCGTCCGGGCCAAGGGCGCGGCCGAGGTGCCCAGCCACGAGGTGGGCCTGGCGATCCTCGCTCCGCTGCGAGACCTCGACCAGGTGGCTTATCTCCGGTTCGCCAGCGTCTACAAGTCCTTCGACTCGCTCGACGAGTTCGAAAAGGAGATCACGGCGTTGCGCGAGGCGACGATCGCCCGCGAGACCGGGGTCCGACACCCCGTGGCTCCGCGGTCCGGCGGTCGCGCACCACGAGCTTGA
- a CDS encoding vitamin B12-dependent ribonucleotide reductase, producing the protein MAGDGITAGRQRSRANGASAAGGGLRVERVWTTEGVHPYDEVEWERRDVVMTNWRDGSINFEQKGVEFPTAWSVNAANIVTTKYFRGAVGTADREWSLKQLIDRVVSTYRKAGEKNGYFASKADAELFDHELTWMLLHQVFSFNSPVWFNVGTKSPQQVSACFILSVDDSMDSILDWYKEEGLIFKGGSGSGVNLSRIRSSKELLSSGGTASGPVSFMRGADASAGTIKSGGATRRAAKMVILDVDHPDIEEFVRTKAREEDKIRALRDAGFDMDLGGDDIVSVQYQNANNSVRVSDEFMRAYEEGAEFGLRGRLDGEVIDKVDARKLFRDIAQAAWECADPGLQYDDTINDWHTNPETGRITASNPCSEYMSLDDSSCNLASLNLMKFLKADGGFETEKFVKSVEFIITAMEISISFADFPTEKIGITTRAYRQLGIGYANIGALLMASGLPYDSEAGRSVAAAITSVMTGTAYRRSAELAGVVGPYEGYARNADAHKRVMRKHAAASDEIRPAHPIAAELAREAGKQWQTGLKIGEKNGWRNAQASVLAPTGTIGLMMDCDTTGIEPDLALVKFKKLVGGGSMQIVNQTVPRALRSLGYPEEQVEAIVEHIADHGNVVDAPGLKPEHYAVFDCAMGERVISPLGHVRMMAAVQPFISGAISKTVNMPETATVEEIEEIHYQGWKLGLKALAIYRDNCKVGQPLSAAGKKVTAAEAEPAASTEVEKVVEKVIEYRPVRKRLPKKRPSETVSFSVGGAEGYLTASSYPDDGLGEVFLKMSKQGSTLAGVMDAFSVAISIGLQYGVPLETYVSKFTNMRFEPAGMTDDPDVRMAASVMDYIFRRLALDFLPYDTRADLGIFTAKERAAQVQAEAAAEAAAVDLAGMAASAPVSAPVGATTAPAESTIPTAEPEKAAPTAVGSSTELLEIVTGHSADAPLCFTCGTKMRRAGSCYVCEGCGSTSGCS; encoded by the coding sequence ATGGCCGGGGACGGCATCACAGCAGGTCGGCAGCGCAGCCGTGCGAACGGCGCGAGCGCGGCCGGCGGGGGGCTGCGGGTCGAGCGGGTCTGGACGACCGAGGGAGTCCACCCGTACGACGAGGTCGAGTGGGAGCGCCGCGACGTCGTCATGACGAACTGGCGGGACGGCTCGATCAACTTCGAGCAGAAGGGCGTCGAGTTCCCGACCGCGTGGAGCGTCAACGCGGCGAACATCGTCACCACGAAGTACTTCCGAGGCGCGGTCGGCACGGCCGATCGTGAGTGGTCGCTCAAGCAGCTGATCGACCGCGTCGTCTCGACGTACCGCAAGGCGGGCGAGAAGAACGGCTACTTCGCCTCGAAGGCGGACGCCGAGCTGTTCGACCACGAGCTCACCTGGATGCTGCTGCACCAGGTGTTCAGCTTCAACTCGCCGGTCTGGTTCAACGTCGGCACCAAGTCGCCGCAGCAGGTCAGCGCGTGCTTCATCCTGTCGGTCGACGACTCGATGGACTCGATCCTCGACTGGTACAAGGAAGAGGGCCTGATCTTCAAGGGCGGTTCGGGCTCCGGCGTGAACCTGTCCCGCATCCGCTCGTCCAAGGAGCTGCTGTCGTCCGGGGGGACCGCCAGTGGCCCGGTGAGCTTCATGCGCGGCGCCGACGCGAGCGCCGGGACGATCAAGTCCGGCGGCGCCACCCGCCGCGCCGCCAAGATGGTCATCCTCGACGTCGATCACCCCGACATCGAGGAGTTCGTGCGGACCAAGGCGCGTGAGGAAGACAAGATCCGCGCCCTGCGGGACGCCGGCTTCGACATGGACCTGGGCGGCGACGACATCGTCTCCGTGCAGTACCAGAACGCCAACAACTCGGTCCGCGTCTCCGACGAGTTCATGCGGGCGTACGAGGAGGGTGCCGAGTTCGGCCTGCGGGGGCGGCTCGACGGCGAGGTCATCGACAAGGTCGACGCCCGCAAGCTCTTCCGCGACATCGCCCAGGCCGCCTGGGAGTGCGCCGACCCCGGCCTGCAGTACGACGACACCATCAACGACTGGCACACCAACCCCGAGACCGGCCGGATCACCGCGTCCAACCCGTGCTCGGAGTACATGTCGCTGGACGACTCGTCCTGCAATCTGGCCTCGCTCAACCTGATGAAGTTCCTCAAGGCCGACGGCGGCTTCGAGACCGAGAAGTTCGTCAAGAGCGTCGAGTTCATCATCACCGCGATGGAGATCTCGATCTCGTTCGCCGACTTCCCGACCGAGAAGATCGGCATCACCACCCGCGCGTACCGGCAGCTCGGCATCGGCTACGCCAACATCGGCGCCCTGCTGATGGCGTCCGGCCTTCCGTACGACTCGGAGGCGGGCCGCAGCGTCGCCGCCGCGATCACCTCGGTGATGACCGGCACGGCGTACCGTCGCTCGGCCGAGCTGGCCGGTGTCGTCGGTCCGTACGAGGGTTACGCCCGCAACGCCGACGCGCACAAGCGCGTCATGCGCAAGCACGCCGCGGCCAGCGACGAGATCCGCCCGGCCCACCCGATCGCCGCCGAACTGGCACGCGAGGCCGGCAAGCAGTGGCAGACCGGCCTCAAGATCGGCGAGAAGAACGGCTGGCGCAACGCCCAGGCGTCCGTGCTCGCCCCCACCGGCACCATCGGCCTGATGATGGACTGCGACACCACCGGCATCGAGCCCGACCTGGCCCTGGTCAAGTTCAAGAAGCTCGTCGGCGGCGGCTCGATGCAGATCGTCAACCAGACGGTCCCGCGCGCGCTGCGCAGCCTCGGCTACCCCGAGGAGCAGGTCGAGGCGATCGTCGAGCACATCGCCGACCACGGCAACGTCGTCGACGCGCCGGGCCTCAAGCCCGAGCACTACGCGGTCTTCGACTGCGCCATGGGCGAGCGGGTCATCTCGCCGCTGGGCCACGTGCGCATGATGGCAGCGGTGCAGCCGTTCATCTCGGGTGCCATCTCCAAGACGGTCAACATGCCCGAGACGGCGACCGTGGAAGAGATCGAGGAGATCCACTACCAGGGCTGGAAGCTCGGCCTGAAGGCGCTCGCGATCTACCGCGACAACTGCAAGGTCGGTCAGCCGCTCTCGGCCGCCGGTAAGAAGGTCACCGCCGCCGAGGCCGAGCCGGCCGCGTCGACCGAGGTCGAAAAGGTCGTCGAGAAGGTCATCGAGTACCGCCCGGTCCGCAAGCGGCTGCCCAAGAAGCGCCCGTCCGAGACGGTGTCCTTCTCGGTCGGCGGCGCCGAGGGTTACCTCACCGCGTCTTCCTACCCCGACGACGGCCTCGGCGAGGTCTTCCTCAAGATGTCGAAGCAGGGGTCGACGCTGGCCGGGGTCATGGACGCCTTCTCGGTCGCGATCTCGATAGGCCTGCAGTACGGCGTCCCGCTGGAGACGTACGTCAGCAAGTTCACCAACATGCGCTTCGAGCCGGCCGGCATGACCGACGACCCGGACGTGCGCATGGCGGCATCGGTGATGGACTACATCTTCCGCCGCCTGGCGCTCGACTTCCTGCCGTACGACACCCGGGCCGACCTCGGTATCTTCACCGCCAAGGAGCGCGCCGCCCAGGTGCAGGCCGAGGCCGCCGCCGAGGCAGCCGCAGTCGACCTGGCCGGCATGGCCGCGTCCGCCCCGGTCTCCGCCCCGGTCGGCGCGACAACCGCTCCCGCCGAGTCCACGATCCCGACAGCCGAACCCGAAAAGGCCGCCCCCACCGCGGTCGGCTCCTCCACCGAGCTGCTCGAAATCGTGACCGGCCACTCCGCCGACGCCCCGCTCTGCTTCACCTGCGGCACCAAGATGCGCCGCGCCGGCAGCTGCTACGTCTGCGAAGGCTGCGGCTCCACCTCCGGCTGCAGCTGA
- a CDS encoding phosphotransferase, which produces MKTLPDNPHLDHLRRQAKDLLAGLRDTRPEATLAEAQTSLAQQYGFRSWTDLKAEVDRGRGGAVEAGHALAEQITTRYGLGPVIVMRSLARPDEMGRRWLLETALGRWAVRTVDDVYPVTDGEENTRFQEAALGAGVTVPRPVRSLDGRVVEEVGGNRWRVYESVPSGPPLAAPVSAAVTRQVGELLAIVHGLHFPADGICPWNDRRLTSRSWAELADLATAKGAGWAPVLVSALPALAELQSIGDGHADTTEPVLCHNNFNPGNVRAASGSLVVSGWEHAGGLPPEWELAAVLANWAVDPNGGVNLAGARALLDGYRSRSGTTRPVRLTDFRGTAIALQNYVAGQVDLALNAADDEDARYADRNVRHLLTHLPTLATFEELARLR; this is translated from the coding sequence ATGAAGACCCTGCCCGACAACCCCCACCTCGACCATCTGCGCCGGCAGGCCAAGGACCTGCTGGCCGGGCTGCGCGACACCCGTCCCGAAGCGACCCTGGCCGAGGCCCAAACCTCACTGGCCCAGCAGTACGGCTTCCGCAGCTGGACAGACCTCAAAGCCGAGGTCGACCGTGGCCGCGGAGGCGCCGTCGAAGCCGGCCATGCGCTCGCCGAGCAGATCACGACCCGGTACGGCCTGGGCCCGGTGATCGTGATGCGGTCGCTGGCCCGGCCGGACGAGATGGGCCGCCGCTGGCTGCTCGAGACGGCGCTCGGCCGCTGGGCTGTCCGGACAGTCGACGACGTCTACCCCGTCACCGACGGCGAAGAGAACACCCGCTTCCAGGAGGCGGCGCTGGGGGCCGGGGTGACGGTGCCCCGCCCGGTCCGCAGCCTCGACGGCCGGGTCGTGGAGGAGGTCGGCGGCAACCGCTGGCGGGTCTACGAGTCTGTCCCGTCGGGGCCACCCCTCGCCGCGCCGGTCAGCGCCGCCGTCACCCGGCAGGTCGGGGAGCTGCTGGCGATCGTGCACGGCCTGCACTTCCCGGCGGACGGGATCTGCCCCTGGAACGATCGCCGGCTCACCTCGAGGAGCTGGGCCGAGCTCGCCGACCTGGCCACGGCGAAGGGCGCGGGCTGGGCGCCGGTGCTGGTTTCCGCGCTCCCGGCCTTGGCCGAGCTTCAGTCCATCGGGGACGGTCATGCCGACACCACGGAACCGGTGCTGTGTCACAACAACTTCAACCCGGGGAACGTACGGGCTGCCTCTGGGTCTCTGGTCGTGAGCGGCTGGGAGCACGCGGGCGGGCTGCCACCGGAATGGGAACTCGCGGCCGTGCTGGCCAACTGGGCCGTCGACCCGAACGGAGGCGTGAACCTTGCCGGGGCGCGGGCGCTGCTCGACGGCTACCGCTCACGTTCCGGAACGACGCGGCCGGTGCGGCTGACCGACTTCCGCGGGACGGCGATCGCGCTGCAGAACTATGTGGCCGGGCAGGTGGATCTCGCGCTCAACGCCGCGGACGACGAGGACGCCCGGTACGCCGACCGCAACGTCCGCCACCTGCTGACCCACCTGCCGACGCTCGCGACTTTCGAGGAACTCGCGCGCCTGAGATGA